One window from the genome of Salvia splendens isolate huo1 chromosome 9, SspV2, whole genome shotgun sequence encodes:
- the LOC121746406 gene encoding serine/threonine-protein kinase STY13-like, whose protein sequence is MLEGPKFTGIVGLNNNHENYVMHFYHKLNEGSNMSTESFGSLQMSNGGGSVAMSVDNSSVGSNDSHTRILGHNGLRHVKDYSVAASVNHGRVSHGLSDDALAQALMDPRYPTEGLGNYDEWTIDLSKLNMGLAFAQGAFGKLYRGTYNGEDVAIKLLEKPENDAERAHLMEQQFQQEVMMLATLKHPNIVRFIGACRKPMVWCIVTEYAKGGSVRQFLTKRQNRAVPLKLAVKQALDVARGMAYVHGLNLIHRDLKSDNLLIAADKSIKIADFGVARIEVQTEGMTPETGTYRWMAPEMIQHRAYTQKVDVYSFGIVLWELITGMLPFQNMTAVQAAFAVVNKGVRPTIPNECLPALSQIMMLCWDGNPDVRPSFKEVVRMLETAETEIMTTVRKARFRCCMSQPMTTD, encoded by the exons ATGTTGGAAGGTCCCAAGTTTACTGGAATTGTAGGGCTAAACAATAATCATGAAAATTATGTGATGCATTTTTATCACAAGCTCAATGAGGGATCAAATATGTCGACCGAAAGTTTTGGGAGCTTGCAGATGAGCAATGGTGGAGGGTCTGTCGCGATGTCGGTAGACAACAGCAGTGTTGGGTCAAATGATTCCCACACTCGTATCTTGGGCCACAATGGCCTCAGGCATGTCAAAGACTATTCTGTTGCTGCCAGTGTCAATCATGGAAGAGTTTCTCATGGGCTGAGTGATGATGCCCTCGCTCAAGCTCTGATGGATCCTCGGTATCCTACTGAAGGACTTGGGAATTATGATGAGTGGACGATTGACCTGAGTAAGCTGAACATGGGGCTTGCTTTTGCTCAGGGTGCTTTTGGGAAGCTCTACAGAGGCACGTATAATGGTGAGGATGTTGCAATTAAGCTTTTGGAGAAGCCAGAGAATGACGCCGAGAGGGCACACTTGATGGAGCAGCAGTTTCAACAAGAAGTAATGATGCTGGCTACGCTTAAACACCCAAATATTGTTCGCTTTATTGGTGCATGTCGAAAGCCCATGGTGTGGTGTATTGTGACAGAATACGCCAAGGGAGGGTCAGTGCGCCAGTTCTTGACAAAACGCCAGAATCGTGCAGTGCCCTTGAAATTAGCTGTCAAGCAGGCCTTAGATGTGGCTAGGGGGATGGCTTATGTTCATGGATTAAATTTGATCCACCGGGACTTGAAATCTGACAATCTTCTAATTGCCGCTGACAAGTCTATTAAGATTGCAGATTTTGGTGTAGCTCGTATTGAAGTTCAGACAGAAGGAATGACACCAGAAACAGGCACATACCGATGGATGGCCCC AGAAATGATCCAACATCGGGCTTATACCCAGAAAGTTGATGTATATAGCTTTGGGATTGTCCTATGGGAGCTAATCACAGGGATGCTCCCATTCCAGAATATGACTGCCGTTCAGGCAGCATTTGCTGTGGTGAACAAAGGTGTTCGGCCAACCATCCCGAACGAGTGTCTGCCTGCTCTGAGTCAGATCATGATGCTCTGCTGGGATGGGAATCCTGATGTTAGGCCGTCCTTCAAGGAGGTGGTTAGAATGCTCGAGACTGCCGAGACTGAGATCATGACTACTGTGAGAAAAGCTCGTTTCAGGTGCTGTATGAGTCAACCGATGACTACAGATTGA